In Populus nigra chromosome 10, ddPopNigr1.1, whole genome shotgun sequence, the following proteins share a genomic window:
- the LOC133704988 gene encoding bark storage protein A-like: MAAEQLVALLFLTLVLIFVNASAIPSNRLKFLNIIKEVNRKGPYVGLITVYPPEENAFFASKAFKPDGKHPFVDLSGRRFRVGKVQGKKVIYVRCGVGMVNAAAATQQMLDMFDITGIVHFGIAGNVNNSMSIGDVTIPKQFAHTGIWDWLNPNGTLPTNDIAELDFGSYNVPKGDGMNLLGKIGYSYEQFFSESGKPNTAIPLFWAQISEQWLQLAAGLEGMELERCVNSSVCLSRKPKLVVGLRGSTANIFVDNAAYRDFLYQTYAVSSVDMESFAVVMTSLSNGYPVIVIRGLSDLAGGQTGQNAIQTFGPLAARNAVQAVVKFIGYLS; the protein is encoded by the exons ATGGCTGCAGAACAATTAGTTGCACTACTATTTCTGACCCTGgttttaatatttgtaaatgCATCAGCTATTCCATCAAACAGATTAAAGTTTTTGAATATCATCAAAGAAGTGAACAGAAAAGGGCCTTACGTTGGCCTAATTACTGTTTATCCACCGGAGGAGAATGCCTTTTTTGCATCTAAGGCCTTTAAGCCTGATGGGAAGCATCCTTTTGTGGATCTCTCAG GACGACGGTTCCGGGTCGGAAAGGTTCAGGGGAAGAAAGTTATCTACGTGAGATGTGGGGTTGGAATG GTCAATGCAGCTGCAGCAACACAACAAATGCTGGACATGTTTGATATAACAGGAATAGTCCATTTTGGCATTGCTGGAAACGTAAACAATTCCATGTCCATTGGAGATGTTACGATCCCCAAACAGTTTGCTCACACTGGCATTTGGGATTGGCTG AATCCTAATGGAACATTGCCCACCAATGATATTGCTGAATTGGACTTTGGAAGCTACAACGTACCAAAAGGAGATGGGATGAATCTGTTGGGAAAGATTGGATATAGTTATGAGCAGTTCTTTTCTGAGTCAGGGAAGCCTAATACTGCCATACCACTATTTTGGGCACAAATAAGCGAACAATGGCTTCAGCTTGCCGCTGGCTTGGAG GGGATGGAACTGGAAAGGTGTGTGAATTCAAGTGTGTGCCTTTCTCGAAAGCCTAAGCTAGTTGTTGGCCTCAGGGGTTCAACAGCCAATATTTTTGTGGACAACGCAGCTTACAGGGATTTCCTTTATCAAACTTATGCTGTTTCATCAGTGGATATGGAGAGTTTTGCTGTAGTTATG ACAAGCTTGTCAAACGGGTATCCTGTGATTGTCATCAGAGGGCTATCAGATTTAGCTGGAGGACAGACCGGACAGAATGCAATCCAGACATTTGGACCCTTAGCAGCTCGCAATGCTGTCCAAGCTGTTGTCAAATTTATCGGATATCTGTCTTAA
- the LOC133704989 gene encoding vacuolar protein sorting-associated protein 36-like — protein MVMLAEKVRQRLLPGSSSQSSYGDDEEMDSKEEMKDWLLSVGIISPVTKESAGAMYHQQLSCQLADFVRFPLKKAGGVINQSCMDSPTVLAQLISPEDWLRALSLWEKFDVYA, from the exons ATGGTCATGCTAGCAGAGAAGGTGAGGCAGAGGCTTTTGCCGGGCTCGAGCTCTCAAAGTAGTTATGGGGATGATGAGGAAATGGATTCCAAAGAAGAGATGAAAGATTGGCTGTTGAGTGTTGGTATCATATCTCCAGTAACAAAAGAGTCTGCAGGTGCCATGTATCATCAACAACTGTCCTGTCAG TTGGCAGATTTTGTCAGATTTCCTCTAAAGAAAGCTGGAGGAGTGATCAATCAATCTTGTATGGACTCCCCAACCGTGCTCGCACAG TTGATCTCACCTGAGGATTGGTTGCGAGCACTTTCTCTTTGGGAGAAGTTTGATGTGTATGCATGA